AAACTGGCTGAGGAAGCCAGAGAAATTGAGGTGACCCCacaagaagataaaaaactACGTTGGAAAATCGATTATTGTATGTTTCCCCTAATGTGTATACTTTACGCTGTTCAGTTCATGGACAAAATCTCCACTAGTTCGGCGGCAGTGATGGGATTAAGAACTGACCTAAAAATGCACGGTGACCAATACTCATGGGTCACTTCTGCCTTTTATTTTGGTTACTTATTTATGAATTTAGGCCCAGTAcagttcatttttcaaaggacCAGCCACATGTCTAAAATGCTTGCAATTTTTGTTGTAGTATGGGGGTTACTATTAGCGTTACACGCAGCTCCAACGGTCAAGTATCCTTCTTTTATTGTGTTGAGAGTGCTTTTAGGCTGTGCAGAAAGTGTTGTGACGCCATGCTTCACCATTATTACTGCTCAGTACTGGAAAACAGAGGAACAGTTCACAAGAGTGTCAATATGGTTTGGTATGAATGGTCTTGGTTCTATTTTAATTAATGCAATTGCGTACGGTGTTTACATTCACCAGGACTCTTATGCTATCAAGGGCTGGAGAGCCCTATTTGTGATTACCGGTGTGATTACAATCTTTATTGGCATCTTGATATTCCTTTGGATTCCTGATGATCCATCAAAGGCAAGATTTTTGTCcaagagagaaaaattaatgGTTGTCCAAAGAATCAGGTCCAACCAGCAAGGGTTTGGTAATCACGAAATTaagaaatatcaaattATCGAGGCTTTGAAAGACGTTAGGACATGGCTATACTTCCTCTTTACAGTGAGCTCTAATATTCCTAACGGTGGTATTTCAAGTTTTATGAGTATTCTATTGAATACTGATTTCGGGTATACATCAAAGGAAACATTATTAATGGGTCTACCCACTGGTGCCGTTGAATTGGTCGGGTGCCCACTTTTTGGTATTTTGGCAGTTTACGCAGCCAATAAGAAAGTACCATTTTGGAAGTACAAGTTAAGCTGGGCTATCTTTGCAGCCGTCTTAGCATTGATTGCCAGTTGTATGCTAGGGTTTGCAAATAACTCGAAAAAAGCAAGACTAGCAGGTGCTTATCTATGGTACATTTCTCCTGTCTCATTTATTTGTGTGCTTTCCAATATCAGCGCAAATTCCTCGGGCTATAGTAAAAAATGGActgtttcttcaataaatttaGTTGCCTATGCTGCAGCAAACTTGGCAGGACCCCAAACCTTTATTGCTAAACAGGCTCCTAAATATCACGGCGCTAAAGTAGCTATGGTCGTATGCTATGCCGTCATGATCGTACTTCTATCGGCAATACTTATCATTAATATAAGAGAGAATAAGAGGCGTGATAACATAGCTGCCGAGAGAGGCTTTCCAGAAGAAGCGGAGAATTTAGAGTTTTCTGATTTAAcggattttgaaaatccaaattttAGATACACCCTATGAAACCATAGTCAAGGTgtattgatattattgttgtAGGAGAAAGCCATATATTTTATAGTTAAAATTCCTTTCATTGATCTAAAAACTATTATAAGAAAGCAATCCAGATCACAGAATTCGTATCTGTCTCACGGGATCGTTGTCTAGCTATATAAAATGCGACCTCCTTGCGTTTCTTTCACATACTAAAAAAGAGGGAGATGTGCTCTTGAGAAAGCGAACCGAGGTGTGCGGCTGCAAATGCTCGAGAAATGAATAAAACGTTCAGCCgtacttgaaaaattcgaCTTACCGATTAGAAGAACAATTAATACGCACTATAAATGTCTAGCAAGCTAAAAATTACACGGCAATTAGTAGCGATatcaaagaaggagaaTATAACGGTTACACCGTTATATTACAGGAGAACTCAGTCCAAACTAGCGTATGTGGAGCACTCATCGAGATATTACGGCAAGAGAATGCCCTCTTGTTTATGTAAGTGTGGTTCCGGTGCACAAAACCGCTGGGGTTCTTCTTATGTTCAAGTGAAAACCAGGTCAGTGAGGACCAAACTGAGTCAATACACGCCAAATAATGTTGCGGCAAAGTGATGTTTTCAACGAGACGCAGGGCTCGCAGGTCATCGTGTTCTTCTAAGTTTGAGGGCGCCTTGCCATACGATGAAATAGAACAGGCTTAGCTGCAGTATATCGAGCCCCGTGATGGTTATCTATTAAGGATCATAGGACAATCCGCTGTCCTGGTTTCGAGATTATGTGAAGGGATTTGGATTTGGTGAAATAACCCGGCTATCAAGGGTGCATCACTATTATTCGGAGATGATGAAAGCATATTATCCGCTATAATGTAGGGCGATAGTGGATAATAGACGTTGCGAGCATTATTTTCAAGGTGCATCTGGCAGTTAGCTGTTGCCGTGGTAGATTCATATCAAAGAACAGGGCTACGACATTGGGAATTATATGTAGCTTTGACGGTATTACTACGTGTATACTAAGCAATCGTCATAAACCATCTGAATAACTTATTGGCTTTTTGAAAGGAAGATAACTACTATCTTCCCTGAAagcttcatcttcattttgcCTTATTgctttgtatttttttcgtcaTGATAAGAGGACttttaaaaatatttgaagacATGTAAAAAATCCTCAGCCCAAAAGCAGAGCTAGAAAACAACCAAGGGGTTGGGTTACCGGGTGcattgaaattgaacaGAAAATAAAGTTTAGCTCCCAGTTATTAAACCACTattactatttttttcaaggaaaatgaaagctgataaaaaaattcttgactaaaaaaattctcaCATTCTATTCTGCAAAGAACGAGGCATTTAGTGTTCTACACGTTTTGTTCAATCAAACCATATCGAAGGAATCGTTTGAATTTGACGCAATTGAGTAAAATTTCGGATATCTCCCTCATATAGAAAGGGCTCACGAGTTTCAACTCCAGAATGTACGAGTTCTGACTTTTGCAACATATAATACTCGTGCATTCGTTTAATAATCATGCCACTCCGACTTTATAGAAAGGTATTAATATAAACAAGCTTTTTTCAGCCGCGAGAATGCTGCCTCCCAATCGAATTTCATACAGGTATAAAAACGCACAGAATTTTAGAACAGAGAAGAACATCTAGCCATCTGATAACCAAACGCAATGATTTTTGGTAATTCACTACTTTTGCCTACCTTGTACACTTTTGCTGTCGCAACACctttgttgaaaagagatTCCTGTACCTTATCAGGGTCCTCTCTGTCCTCACTCTCAACTGTGAAAAAATGTACCAGTATAATTATCAAAGATTTAACTGTTCCAGCTGGACAAACTTTAGATCTAAGCGGTTTGAGCAAGGGCACCACTGTTACCTTTCAAGGCACGACTACGTTTCAATACAAGGAATGGGCTGGtcctttgatttcaatATCAGGATCCAAAATTAGTGTTGTTGGCGCCTCAGGGCATCTTATTGATGGTCAAGGAGCTAAATGGTGGGACGGTTTAGGTGATAACGGAAAGGTCAAGCCAAAATTTGTAAAATTAGCCTTGACAGGGACATCAAAAGTCACTGGATtgaatattaaaaatgCACCACATCAAGTTTTCAGCGTCAATAAATGTTCTGATTTAACCATCAGTGGCGTAACAATTGATATAAGAGACGGTGATTCTGCGGGTGGTCACAACACAGATGCGTTTGATGTTGGTAGCTCCACCAATGTAGTGATTCAGGGATGTACAGTTTATAATCAAGACGATTGTATCGCTGTTAATTCTGGTACGACTATCAAATTCCTCAATAATTATTGCTACAATGGCCACGGTATTTCTATAGGCTCTGTTGGTGGCCGTTCTGATAATACTGTCAACGGCTTTTGGGCTGAAAACAATCATGTGATCAACTCCGACAATGGATTGAGGATTAAGACTGTACAAGGTGCCACAGGGTCGGTTACTAATGTCAACTTTATCACCAATACGATTAgcaatataaaaaaatacggTATTGTTATCGAAGGTGATTATCTGAATGGTAAGACCACAGGTACTGCTACGGGGGGCGTTCctatttcaaatttagtggtGAAAGGCATCACGGGGAGTGTGAATTCCGCAGCCAAAAAGGTCAAAGTCTTGGTCAAAAATGCTTCTAACTGGCAGTGGTCTGGGGTGTCCATTAGCGGTGGTTCTTCCTATTCTGGCTGTTCTGGCATCCCATCTGGCTCTGGTGCATCGTGCTAGTTGCTCTTTACGAGCATTACACGAAGCGTTTTTTATTCACTCTATATAACCCAGCCACGATGCTGAGGATGTAGCCAGTTACTCATTATTGTTATAATTATGTTTTCGTAGAAATTAACCGAATTGGTCACTGCTGtttaattttgattttttgtatagGCATTCTGTATATAAAACCTGTTCCTTCTGCACAGGTATAGATACATGATGTCAAATACACAAAGAGCAGAACCTGAACCCTTCAACTACATAGGCGACTTTTCACCCATACTATATCTAGCAGCGACTGAGAGGTTATTATTTACTTAATCCACAGGAAAAGGTAGGATAACTCAGTAACGCTTTTAAAAGTACAACGAAAACATTGAAAGCAATAGCGTCCGCAACGTCTACATTCTTAATTTAGCATAACACAGAATCTTCAAGTTATTCTCTTTTGACATTCATCAACTCTGGTTAAAATAAAGTTTTGGACCTTCTCGATGTAGCGGATTATTCTCTTCATATCTTGGTCTTCGGACACCATTACCTCTCACCAAAATAATCTCGAAGTAGCGTCTTACATTGTCACTTGACTTGATCCATTTTTCAGTAAAGGTGAGAATCGAGATCGGACGTCAGTGTACGTTTCTGAAAACTTTGCAACGATTTAAGTAGTTCTTTAGAGGATATGTTCGGTAGGTCTTCCGGAAGAAATTGCTACTTTTGTCAACGAatctttttgatgtttttctgTGAGCTTGACGCATGCTGCAATGCAACTGCCCTCTGTTTACTACTTCCGCCTAAACAGAAAGGATGTTTTGATTGAGCACACGGAAGTAAGGTAAAAATAGCTTGCTTGTAAAATGCTTGACGGATAAACGTTGAGTGAGTATTACTATTAAACGTACCGTTTGTAAACATTCTAACGGACCTGCTAGTGTTCCATGCACCAAGAAACCTAATTTCGGATGCAtgcaataagaaaaaacgtTGCAAATCTTGATAAAAAGGCGAATGACGTATATCAACTTTTTAGAAACGTAAAGgagttgaaaatatttttggAGTCTTTCTGACCATTCTATCGTGAGTACTGCCACATTCGGGGCTATTACGGCTATGGCAGAAGGCACGAAAGTCTGGAAACTCGCAAGAGAGGCCTGTGAGAGTTGATGCACAAATCAAACTTTTTTAATCTACAATCTTTTTCGGAGATTTCTCAGCGGCAGTATGAGTAGTAGTCATATATACGTGACTCGGGAAGATAAAACCGGTAAAAGTACACTTACGTGAGGTAttattgctttttttgttacTTTTTAGTCTAGGTAGGAGAAATCACTCTCATGCTCTTTTCGAGGCAAAGCCACCGCTGTAGCTACAGCTGTTTATACTCAACAGAAACACATGTGCTTAATTTATTAGAATCCAACAATTATAACGGGCCTTCTGGCCGCAATGACTAGTTATCGTTACTAagaatgtatatataaagaatAGTATCGAAATCACAAGGTAAAGGATATTCCCTGCCTCAGGATATATACGCAAAACCAATTCAAATCGTAACCAATACAATGAACACAAATTCGCACAACCCTTATGAACCATACGAACTCGACAGTCAAAAATACATTAACATGACAAAAAAGAGCGGTCTTGTAGTGTCTGAGCCCGGCTTAACCCAGGACGCATTTACGGTAAAAGACAAGTTTGATTATAAAGGAATGATAGAAAAGCTGGAGAAATACGGACTTTGtgtaattgaaaaatttatagaACCTTCCCAGTGTGATAAAATATTGAACGAAATCGACCCGCATTTTTATAGATACGAATCGTGGCAGGGCTCGCCATTTCCTAAGGAAACAACTGTTGCAACAAGATCGGTTTTGCACTCGCCTACAATCTTAAAGGATGTGGTATGCGACCGTACGTTTTGTGAAATGGCAAAACACTTTctaaatgaagaaaactatTTTTTCGCCGGAAAAATGATTAATAAATGTACTAGTGATATTCAACTGAACTCCGGTATTGTCTACAAGGTTGGCGCTGGTGCTGCTGACCAGGGATACCACCGAGAAGATATTGTTCACCACACGACCCATCAGGCATGTGAACGTTTCCAATATGGGAGCGAAACAATGTTGGGATTGGGAGTGGCTTTCACGGATATGAATGAAGCAAATGGGTCCACACGAATGATTGTTGGTTCACATTTGTGGGGTCCGCACGATTCCTGTGGCAATTTTGACGagaaaatggaatttcATGTGAACGCTGCAAAGGGTGACGCTGTTCTATTCTTGGGGAGCCTCTATCATGCAGCCAGCGCAAATCATACTTCAAGAGACAGGGTTGctggatatttttttatgacAAAAAGCTACTTGAAGCCAGAGGAGAATCTTCATTTAGGGACAGATTTACGAGTGTTCAGGGACTTGCCATTGGAGGCCTTGCAGCTGTTGGGGCTAGGAATTAGTGAGCCATTCTGTGGTCACATAGACTATAAAAGTCCAGGGCATCTCATCGATTCTAGCTTGTTTGAGGACGATATTGAAAACGGATATTATGGTGAGACAATAAAGGTAAATTATGATACCAAATGATGGTAATAACTACTGCGGAAGCCAAGAGATATTCTCGCAGGtttggtgaaaaatatttgctTACTAATGGCGTACAAATTAGTAAGCAAACCTCGTACCGAAGCCCGACCAACTTTCATTATTTGAACTCAGACAATTTTAAGGGTGCGCGATTTTGAAACAATATAAAAGGATCACAACACTGCCAGCGAAAAAAGATGTTTGCCAATCTTATCCTTTAACCGCCAATCGGTTGTTACAACATCAAAGTCTATCACCGCAAAcaatttatttttaaaaTGTCTGATGTATTTGGACCTGCACCTGAACCACCTACCGAGTTAGGACGTCTAAGAGTTCTCTCTAAAACAGCTGGTATAAGAGTCTCTCCGCTAATATTGGGAGGTATGTCGATTGGTGACGCCTGGTCAGGATTCATGGGGTCAATGAACAAGGAGCGGGCTTTTGAGCTGCTTGATGCCTTTTTCGAGGCAGGTGGAAACTTCATTGATACTGCAAATAATTACCAAAATGAACAGTCAGAGGCATGGATAGGTGAATGGATggtttcaagaaaattgcGTGACCAAATTGTTATTGCCACCAAATTCACCACAGACTATAAGAAGTATGAAGTGGGCAAGGGCAGAAGTGCCAACTTCTGTGGTAATCACAAGCATAGTTTACACGTAAGTGTGAGAGATTCTCTTCGCAAATTGCAGACTGATTGGATTGACATTCTCTATGTTCACTGGTGGGATTATATGAGTTCGATCGAGGAAGTTATGGATAGTCTGCATATTCTTGTGCAGCAGGGCAAGGTCCTCTACCTGGGAGTATCTGATACACCTGCATGGGTCGTGTCTGCTGCAAATTACTACGCTACCTCTCACGGGAAAACTCCCTTCAGCATCTATCAAGGTAAATGGAATCTGTTGAATAGGGACTTTGAGCGTGAAATTATTCCAATGGCTAGGCATTTTGGTATGGCTCTCGCTCCATGGGATGTCATGGGAGGGGGAAGATTTCAGAGCAAAAAAGCTTTAGAAGAACGGAAGAAGAGTGGAGAGGGCCTGCGTAGCTTTGTTGGTACATCTGAACAGACGGATGCAGAGGTTAAGATCAGCGAGGCATTGTCGAAGGTTGCTGAGGAACATGGCATTGAGTCTGTCACAGCTATTGCCATTGCCTATGTCCGCTCCAAAGCGAAGCATGTTTTCCCATTGGTTGGAGGAAGGAAAATTGAGCACCTCAAACAAAATATTGAGGCGTTGAGTATTAAATTGACACCAGGACAGATAGAATATCTAGAAAGCATTGTCCCATTCGATGTTGGGTTCCCTAGCAATTTCATCGGAGATGATCCTGCAGTTACTAAGAAACTTGCATTCCTTCCAGCAATGTCTGCCAAGATTGCTTTTGACGATTAGTTAAATTTATAGTTAAATATGTTTATTACATCTAGTTAAAAGGAAAATCCCACAACTTTCAAAGGCGGACATATTCGCAGCTGATTTGGGACGCATAATGTGCCGATTACGTTCTAATTTGTGCAgatcaaaaattcttgcCAGCGGTATCGAAAGTATCAGATAAAAGTCATGCTGAAAACGTCATAAAACATATTCTTCGTACGtacatgtatatatctatatcaAGGAGGAAAGCAAATAGCTGACGTGAAATCGTGgataaaaggaaaaagctTCGATCAAAGTGGCTTGACAACTGGTGCGGCCTGTTTAGGCTGGAAGAGCCAATCTCTTGAAAGTACCTTCCTTTctacatttttcttgatgaataGCCATTAATCTTTGAGCTTCTAAAGGATCAGAAACTTCTTCAGGTTCTGGCCAGGATAAGTATTCATT
Above is a window of Saccharomyces kudriavzevii IFO 1802 strain IFO1802 genome assembly, chromosome: 10 DNA encoding:
- the PGU1 gene encoding endo-polygalacturonase (similar to Saccharomyces cerevisiae PGU1 (YJR153W)) → MIFGNSLLLPTLYTFAVATPLLKRDSCTLSGSSLSSLSTVKKCTSIIIKDLTVPAGQTLDLSGLSKGTTVTFQGTTTFQYKEWAGPLISISGSKISVVGASGHLIDGQGAKWWDGLGDNGKVKPKFVKLALTGTSKVTGLNIKNAPHQVFSVNKCSDLTISGVTIDIRDGDSAGGHNTDAFDVGSSTNVVIQGCTVYNQDDCIAVNSGTTIKFLNNYCYNGHGISIGSVGGRSDNTVNGFWAENNHVINSDNGLRIKTVQGATGSVTNVNFITNTISNIKKYGIVIEGDYLNGKTTGTATGGVPISNLVVKGITGSVNSAAKKVKVLVKNASNWQWSGVSISGGSSYSGCSGIPSGSGASC
- the SKDI10G3540 gene encoding uncharacterized protein, whose amino-acid sequence is MNTNSHNPYEPYELDSQKYINMTKKSGLVVSEPGLTQDAFTVKDKFDYKGMIEKLEKYGLCVIEKFIEPSQCDKILNEIDPHFYRYESWQGSPFPKETTVATRSVLHSPTILKDVVCDRTFCEMAKHFLNEENYFFAGKMINKCTSDIQLNSGIVYKVGAGAADQGYHREDIVHHTTHQACERFQYGSETMLGLGVAFTDMNEANGSTRMIVGSHLWGPHDSCGNFDEKMEFHVNAAKGDAVLFLGSLYHAASANHTSRDRVAGYFFMTKSYLKPEENLHLGTDLRVFRDLPLEALQLLGLGISEPFCGHIDYKSPGHLIDSSLFEDDIENGYYGETIKVNYDTK
- the AAD10 gene encoding putative aryl-alcohol dehydrogenase (similar to Saccharomyces cerevisiae AAD10 (YJR155W)) — translated: MSDVFGPAPEPPTELGRLRVLSKTAGIRVSPLILGGMSIGDAWSGFMGSMNKERAFELLDAFFEAGGNFIDTANNYQNEQSEAWIGEWMVSRKLRDQIVIATKFTTDYKKYEVGKGRSANFCGNHKHSLHVSVRDSLRKLQTDWIDILYVHWWDYMSSIEEVMDSLHILVQQGKVLYLGVSDTPAWVVSAANYYATSHGKTPFSIYQGKWNLLNRDFEREIIPMARHFGMALAPWDVMGGGRFQSKKALEERKKSGEGLRSFVGTSEQTDAEVKISEALSKVAEEHGIESVTAIAIAYVRSKAKHVFPLVGGRKIEHLKQNIEALSIKLTPGQIEYLESIVPFDVGFPSNFIGDDPAVTKKLAFLPAMSAKIAFDD
- the DAL5 gene encoding allantoate permease (similar to Saccharomyces cerevisiae DAL5 (YJR152W); ancestral locus Anc_4.291a); translation: MSADRSSNSNASLDEKNLNITSEAEIKNGDVTAEPVLSTVLSPNGKLVYISDKVDEAMKLAEEAREIEVTPQEDKKLRWKIDYCMFPLMCILYAVQFMDKISTSSAAVMGLRTDLKMHGDQYSWVTSAFYFGYLFMNLGPVQFIFQRTSHMSKMLAIFVVVWGLLLALHAAPTVKYPSFIVLRVLLGCAESVVTPCFTIITAQYWKTEEQFTRVSIWFGMNGLGSILINAIAYGVYIHQDSYAIKGWRALFVITGVITIFIGILIFLWIPDDPSKARFLSKREKLMVVQRIRSNQQGFGNHEIKKYQIIEALKDVRTWLYFLFTVSSNIPNGGISSFMSILLNTDFGYTSKETLLMGLPTGAVELVGCPLFGILAVYAANKKVPFWKYKLSWAIFAAVLALIASCMLGFANNSKKARLAGAYLWYISPVSFICVLSNISANSSGYSKKWTVSSINLVAYAAANLAGPQTFIAKQAPKYHGAKVAMVVCYAVMIVLLSAILIINIRENKRRDNIAAERGFPEEAENLEFSDLTDFENPNFRYTL